The DNA window CCGGGAAGCTCGCCGCCCTGGACCCCTCCGACCTCGACGGACTGCTCCAGGTCCTCATGGGGGAACAGCAGTTCGAGGCGTTCAGCAAACACGAGGTCAGCGTGCAGGACATCCAGGCGATCCTGGAGGCCTACGGCAAGGAGACGGGGATGAGCCTGGGGGAAGGCACGCCCTCGACGCGCTCCTGAGCGAGCACGCCGAGGAGATCGAGGCCGACCTGCTGCGCCACTACGGCGTGGACCTCCTCGACTACTACCGGGGAACGGTCAGCGCACGACGTCTGCGGGTCCTGCTGCGCCACCTGCCCCGGGACAGCGCGTTGGCCCGCGCGGTGCACGGCGACGCCGCCGAGTGGGGGGTCGGGGAGCATCTCCTCGCCCTGGCCGCCGACCACCTCGCCACGGCCAAC is part of the Haloactinospora alba genome and encodes:
- a CDS encoding Rieske (2Fe-2S) protein, which produces MARFNVNAARAQRLEALGHAWEFELDGEVFSLPSELPRSAAGKLAALDPSDLDGLLQVLMGEQQFEAFSKHEVSVQDIQAILEAYGKETGMSLGEGTPSTRS